From Daphnia pulicaria isolate SC F1-1A chromosome 4, SC_F0-13Bv2, whole genome shotgun sequence, one genomic window encodes:
- the LOC124337064 gene encoding platelet-derived growth factor receptor alpha-like yields MGLKGSEETVKTVAVKMVRSEANVTAMEALISELKILVYLGSHLNVVNLLGACTKQIHKGELLVIVEYCRFGNLQSFLINHRANFVNLVDEFGNLKTLDEMESSNFSRSIGEEIPSQVETRDLQIDDHSGVNSPSSEVLDVSNSNQQDRPISTTDLISWSFQVARGMDYLVSKKVLHGDLAARNILLADDGVAKVADFGMAKKMYYEEHNEKKGQGLMPVKWMAIESLVDRFFSSQSDVWSYGVLLWEIFSLGRVPYPGMDVGHILMKEIQKGYRMDKPELAPNFFGDMMADCWKSDPKERPTFSQTEQIICGHMESSVTSDYLNMNAPYVKLNEEKENATPKDQFGLAKLLREKSGTQSKMDATPRYSMFPVRSSKKFADSD; encoded by the exons ATGGGACTTAAAGGCTCTGAAGAAACTGTCAAAACGGTGGCCGTCAAAATGGTTCGGTCGGAAGCCAACGTCACCGCAATGGAAGCACTCATCAGTGAACTAAAAATCCTCGTCTACTTGGGATCGCACCTCAACGTCGTCAATCTGCTGGGAGCCTGCACTAAGCAAATACATAAGG gAGAACTTTTGGTGATCGTTGAATATTGTCGGTTCGGCAATTTGCAGTCTTTTTTGATTAACCACAGGGCCAACTTTGTTAATTTGGTAGACGAGTTTGGGAACCTGAAAACGCTAGACGAAATGGAAAGTAGCAATTTCAGCAG GTCAATTGGGGAAGAAATCCCATCGCAAGTCGAAACGAGAGATTTGCAAATTGACGATCATTCTGGCGTGAATTCACCATCCTCTGAAGTTTTGGACGTTTCAA ATTCCAACCAGCAAGATCGGCCGATTTCCACAACAGATCTCATTTCTTGGTCTTTTCAAGTAGCCCGAGGAATGGATTACCTGGTTAGCAAAAAG GTCCTCCATGGGGATCTCGCCGCCCGCAATATTCTACTCGCTGACGATGGAGTTGCAAAAGTGGCCGACTTTGGAATGGCGAAGAAAATGTATTACGAAGAacataacgaaaaaaaaggacag GGGTTGATGCCGGTTAAGTGGATGGCGATTGAATCCTTGGTTGATCGCTTCTTTTCCAGCCAATCCGACGTGTGGTCGTACGGAGTCCTTCTCtgggaaatcttttctttggGCCGAGTTCCCTATCCAG GTATGGACGTCGGTCACATACTcatgaaagaaattcaaaaaggatATCGGATGGACAAACCGGAACTGGCGCCCAACTTTTTCGGTGATATGATGGCCGATTGCTGGAAATCGGATCCGAAGGAGAGACCCACCTTTAGTCAAACGGAGCAGATTATCTGCGGCCACATGGAGTCGTCGGTCACCTCTGACTATTTGAATATGAACGCGCCGTATGTGAAGCTCaacgaagaaaaggagaacGCAACGCCAAAGGATCAATTTGGATTGGCCAAGTTGTTGAGAGAAAAGTCGGGAACTCAATCCAAGATGGACGCCACGCCACGATATTCAATGTTTCCTGTGCGatcttccaaaaaatttgcggATTCTGATTGA
- the LOC124337722 gene encoding uncharacterized protein LOC124337722 — protein MYAAEEYFSIKKRQSFAFLCLEVECCAAALDAENLTDWNIGDGGFKWRTNCYFYRDDIGQIPLTEAQGKECGRLCISNPQCSHFSFGYLNNCYMQKAPLTKSRQDVNYGITTICGIIPWRFGSEPAKDDWKNDNSSGAQNCGFYGNDSLILTTECRQAKDCSYWYEQVLPTNGSTSCKLVDGSSGSCCPENPKLTDKKSNLLSCSILLNEL, from the exons atgtacgCGGCCGAAGAATATTTTAGTATTAAAAAACGCCAGAGCTTTGCGTTTCTCTGTTTGGAGGTCGAATGCTGTGCCGCCGCAC TGGACGCCGAGAATTTGACAGATTGGAACATTGGCGACGGCGGATTCAAATGGCGGACCAACTGTTACTTTTACCGCGACGACATTGGACAAATTCCTCTTACGGAAGCTCAAGGAAAAGAGTGTGGTCGACTTTGTATTTCCAACCCGCAATGCAGCCATTTTTCGTTTggttatttgaataattgttACATGCAGAAGGCGCCATTGACGAAATCTCGTCAAGATGTCAATTATGGGATCACAACCATTTGTGGCATCATTCCCTGGAGGTTTGGATCTGAACCAG CGAAAGATGACTGGAAAAATGACAACAGCAGTGGTGCTCAAAACTGCGGTTTTTATGGAAACGACAGTTTGATTTTGACGACAGAGTGCCGACAGGCCAAAGATTGTTCCTATTGGTACGAACAGGTTCTTCCCACTAATGGATCAACATCCTGTAAATTAGTAGATGGAAGTTCAGGATCTTGTTGCCCGGAGAACCCCAAGCTCACcgataaaaaaagtaatttgttGTCCTGTTCGATCCTGTTAAATGAACTATAA